The Oscillatoria acuminata PCC 6304 genomic interval CTGTTAATCCAACCATTAGTGCCTCGGGTTATACCAATTCCTTTGCCGGAACCACTTCAACCCAACTCTACAATATCGATACTCAACTCAATACCCTGTTACTGCAAAATCCCCCCAATGATGGGACTCTGGTTACTATTGGGAATTTAGGGGTAGATTTTGGCAATTTGGCCGGGTTTGATATTGTTTCAGGAGGGATGGCCGGGGAGAATGCGGCTTTTGCCGTTGCCAACTCAATGCTTTATTCGATTGACTTGACGAATGGTCAAGCCTCTAGCTTAGGGATGATTGGGGGGAATACCGGCTTAAATGTACAAGGGTTGGCAACGGTACCCACTTCTACTTTCCGAGACACGATTACTGGAGAAACTGAATTTAACCCCGCTCAATATTTGGCTTCTCATCCGGATTTAATTGCTGCATTTGGCTACAACTTAGCCGCTGCTGCTCAACATTATGATATGTTTGGTATGGCAGAAAATCGAGCGTTGGATACGTTTGATGAAGTGCGATATCTGGCGTCTTATGCGGACTTGATTCAGGTGATTGGGTTTAATCCTGAGTTAGCCACGGAGCATTTTGTGGTGTTTGGTGCGGATGAAGGGCGAGTTACCAATCTATTCAATCCGGTCAATTATCTCAATACTTATGCCGATTTAAGGGCGGCGTTTGGTAATGATTTAATGGCCGCAACTCAACACTATATCCAAAATGGATTTGATGAGGGTCGTGTGTTTTAGACTGAAGTCAGGACACAGACTTTAAAGAAAAAACTAAAGTCGTTGCTATGAACATCGAAGCATTTACTGAAGCGAGTCGATGTTTGTAGTAACGACTTTAGTCGTTATCCAAGTTTGTAGTAACAATTAATTGCTGCCAGAAAGCATGGCTTGCTGTCCTTGGGGGGAAATCGCATAGCCTAAAAAGGCTTGAACTGCTGGGTTGGGAGGCTGCTGATAGGCGTAGGATAAGACGCGCTGCAAGGGATAATTGGGATGATCGGGCATCATGCCATCGATGGGGAGCGTTTTGACGGTTTGCTGATTGGCAACTTGTGTGTAGGTGGCATATCCGATGCCATTGCGTCCGAGTTGTCGCAACATTCCGGTGGTTTCATCTCGGGGAAGGGTGGTGATGTTGGGACTGTTCCCGAAATTGCCCCCATTGAGTACAATTTCCTGAAAGGCTTGATGAGTGCCACTGATACTGGGGCGATTCAGGACTTGAATGGGGCCTGTAGGTCCGCCAATCTCCTGCCAATTGGTGATTTGTCCTTGGAAGATTTGCTGGACTTGCTGCTGAGTCATTCCGCCGGTATAGGGATTATCAATACCGACTACCAGGGCGATCCGATCGCTGGCGATCGCCACGACTGCTAATCTCTGGGCTTTTTCCTGGGGGGTCAGCGATCGCGAAATGGCCGCCAAGTCCGCGTTTCCCTGCTGAACTGCCTGGATTCCCCGTTCACTTCCATTGGCAACGGCGAGGATGTTGGTCCCGGCATATTGTCTCTCAAACCCCTGTTTTAGGTTCTGATTAATGGTCACCATGCTGGTAGAACCGTCAATTCTGACAGACGTATTCGCGGGGACTGATGCCAGCAGGGAAAAGGTATCACTTCTCGCCGGGGTCTGGGCAAGGGGGGCCGATGGCAGTGTTGGGGTAGAAGTGCTGGGTCCGGAGGTCGCCTGGGCCTCAGGCTGAGGGGCGATCGCACCATTGGGCGTGATTTGCGCGGTTTGTTCTTCCGAACTTAAGAACCAGTAACCGACTGCGGCTAGAATCAGAAAGACGACAAAATAAAGAACGGGCGAAGGTCCAGTTTTGTTAGCCACGGTTTTTAGGTTTTTAAAATTAACGGCAGGGATTGACAGCAATCTACGATGTCTGGAAAAAGTCAGTTTAATTCTGTCTTTTGCTGATATTTTTATTGATTGTAAAGGGTTCAGTTAAGTTTTTCAAGTGTCATGAATCACAATGGATAGTAATACTATATTTATCATCAAGGTGATGGTGGCCTCAGCCATCCTTTCTGCTGCTATCAAATACGGGGGGCCTCTGCTGGCGATTCCAGATACCTCGTTGATCGCCTTGCTTCTAGTTTGTACACCGGCAGCGATCGTCTTGGGGGTCCTAAGTTGGCGACTCTATTTCCAGGATCCACAGAATTAAGGGGGATGGGGACCCATTGGCCCTTTTCAGCAGTTCAAGGCGGGGAGAGTTTGGTGCGATCGCCTTTTGGACAGGGAGCATCTCAATTTGTTTAAGAGACCTAACCCCCCAGCCCCCTTCCCTAAGAGGGAAGGGGGAGCCGGAAGGGGGAGCCGGAAGGGGGAGTCTCAAAGCCCCTCCAGCAACAA includes:
- a CDS encoding DUF4394 domain-containing protein, coding for MTVFIALNDNNTLVAFNANNPTQTSSVGVTGIEGTLLGIDTRPANGLIYGITTTNNIYSIDPQSLGFTIDANGALNNTMTPATVSATLVSTLSQPFEGGTVSGVDFNPVPDRLRLVGENNQNFRINVDTGAVIVDGTLAFAADDPNGAVNPTISASGYTNSFAGTTSTQLYNIDTQLNTLLLQNPPNDGTLVTIGNLGVDFGNLAGFDIVSGGMAGENAAFAVANSMLYSIDLTNGQASSLGMIGGNTGLNVQGLATVPTSTFRDTITGETEFNPAQYLASHPDLIAAFGYNLAAAAQHYDMFGMAENRALDTFDEVRYLASYADLIQVIGFNPELATEHFVVFGADEGRVTNLFNPVNYLNTYADLRAAFGNDLMAATQHYIQNGFDEGRVF
- a CDS encoding substrate-binding domain-containing protein, with protein sequence MANKTGPSPVLYFVVFLILAAVGYWFLSSEEQTAQITPNGAIAPQPEAQATSGPSTSTPTLPSAPLAQTPARSDTFSLLASVPANTSVRIDGSTSMVTINQNLKQGFERQYAGTNILAVANGSERGIQAVQQGNADLAAISRSLTPQEKAQRLAVVAIASDRIALVVGIDNPYTGGMTQQQVQQIFQGQITNWQEIGGPTGPIQVLNRPSISGTHQAFQEIVLNGGNFGNSPNITTLPRDETTGMLRQLGRNGIGYATYTQVANQQTVKTLPIDGMMPDHPNYPLQRVLSYAYQQPPNPAVQAFLGYAISPQGQQAMLSGSN